From the Fibrobacter sp. UWR3 genome, one window contains:
- a CDS encoding TIGR02147 family protein, with translation MINLFEYLNYREFLRDAYEERHAGDWRFSHRYIAERAGFDASMFNKILQGKRNLTARLVSVFADIFCNDEREKAYFADMVAFNQAKTHTESRQYLEKLVATKECKVENVAKDQFEYFDHWYHAVVRELVTFYPYVGDDAALGLMVRPPITGSQVRSSIALLERLSMIKKNPETGFYEQTQGLISSGSESYSTAVNSYIQQNLNVAQDAMDRFDRGERNLSTLAFACNEDTYKELVEMVRRFRREILAKVAQCEKPNRVFQLGMQLFPLSDPYPPPQRRGRKRRIRGLEMNEGVEPSAEKSGEGEQ, from the coding sequence ATGATTAATCTTTTTGAGTATCTGAACTATCGCGAATTTTTGCGCGACGCTTACGAGGAACGCCATGCGGGTGATTGGCGCTTTAGCCATCGCTATATTGCAGAGCGCGCCGGTTTTGACGCGTCGATGTTCAACAAGATTTTGCAGGGCAAGCGCAACCTGACTGCCCGGCTTGTTTCTGTTTTTGCCGATATCTTTTGTAACGACGAACGCGAAAAGGCTTATTTTGCCGACATGGTCGCCTTCAACCAGGCGAAGACCCACACTGAAAGCAGGCAGTATCTTGAAAAGCTTGTCGCCACGAAGGAATGCAAGGTCGAGAACGTGGCGAAAGACCAGTTCGAATACTTTGACCACTGGTACCATGCGGTAGTCCGCGAACTTGTGACTTTCTACCCGTATGTGGGCGACGATGCTGCCCTCGGGCTCATGGTGCGCCCGCCGATTACGGGTTCGCAGGTGCGTTCCTCCATTGCGCTTCTCGAACGCCTCTCGATGATCAAGAAGAATCCCGAGACGGGTTTTTACGAGCAGACGCAGGGCCTGATTTCGAGCGGCTCGGAATCGTACAGCACGGCGGTGAATTCGTATATCCAGCAGAACCTGAATGTGGCGCAAGATGCGATGGACCGCTTTGACCGCGGTGAACGCAACCTTTCGACGCTCGCCTTTGCGTGCAACGAGGATACCTACAAGGAATTGGTCGAGATGGTTCGCCGCTTCCGCAGGGAAATCCTTGCGAAGGTGGCGCAGTGCGAAAAGCCCAATCGCGTGTTCCAGTTGGGGATGCAGCTGTTCCCGCTTTCGGACCCGTATCCGCCGCCGCAGCGCCGAGGGCGCAAGCGCCGCATACGCGGGCTCGAGATGAACGAGGGTGTGGAGCCTTCTGCGGAAAAATCTGGGGAGGGTGAACAATGA
- a CDS encoding right-handed parallel beta-helix repeat-containing protein gives MSKVCGMKWSMPVAAAALLAFTACSNDGKVAGGTEAESTIALQVQLADGSPAGHSRVRMLPNDYLSDGASGAAWVESDEAGFVEIVAEPGKYALEVRNVRDSRASGAVLNLTLDTNAARSETVKLGELSTIEGYVFLGEESPVIRVMGLDRYVVPDSTGHFVIDSLPVGAFDVHVTDAAEKNSATLSFVPGDTLYVDCTDPESEIKVFKNREPVASKYPEKDWSEHDALLAQMEGYAVGTLGAAGITDTLGNISRVEGEICIVTTTEDYLIVEDTTEVDSAGNAKTSAVIAPGSLRDCAYREGPTWILFEKSGTYNLQSPLRLKNDKTFDGRGRDVRFAGMGILTETSSNLIFENITFTAPAITVLDTSSRRALSIHNRSHHVWVDHCTFEEYPLVELDVKRGSHNVTISWSRFENAQTGVLFGLSGDIIKDTAQSLTVHHSYFAGLSRDGVLSHGGVLHAYSNFFDGVELSGVVCSDSARCLVESNVFNNEMAVTLYRWYNEDGSPVDSTVGFVAMKDNLFTAGGKSVDGDALGYKPDYEYSVDFADADNAWIIRTDSGAQ, from the coding sequence ATGAGTAAGGTGTGTGGAATGAAATGGAGCATGCCCGTTGCGGCGGCTGCGCTGCTCGCCTTTACGGCGTGCAGCAACGACGGCAAGGTTGCCGGCGGTACCGAGGCGGAATCGACAATCGCCCTGCAGGTGCAACTTGCCGACGGTTCGCCCGCGGGCCATTCGCGCGTGCGCATGCTCCCGAACGATTACCTGAGCGATGGCGCCTCTGGTGCGGCATGGGTGGAATCGGACGAAGCCGGTTTCGTGGAAATTGTGGCCGAACCGGGGAAGTACGCGCTGGAAGTCCGCAACGTGCGCGATTCCAGGGCCTCGGGTGCGGTCCTTAACCTCACTCTCGATACGAACGCGGCAAGGTCGGAAACCGTCAAGCTGGGTGAACTTTCGACAATCGAGGGGTACGTTTTCCTCGGGGAAGAATCTCCCGTGATTCGCGTGATGGGGCTTGACCGCTACGTGGTTCCCGATAGTACCGGGCATTTCGTGATCGACTCGCTCCCGGTGGGGGCATTCGATGTGCATGTGACCGATGCTGCCGAAAAGAATTCGGCTACGCTCAGTTTCGTGCCGGGCGATACTTTGTATGTAGATTGCACGGATCCCGAATCCGAAATAAAGGTGTTCAAGAATCGTGAACCGGTAGCGAGCAAGTATCCCGAGAAGGACTGGAGCGAACACGATGCGCTGCTAGCCCAGATGGAGGGCTATGCTGTCGGTACTCTGGGTGCTGCGGGTATTACCGATACCCTGGGCAACATCTCTAGGGTGGAAGGCGAAATCTGCATCGTCACCACGACGGAAGACTACCTGATTGTCGAGGACACGACGGAGGTGGATTCTGCGGGCAATGCGAAAACTTCGGCCGTAATCGCTCCGGGTTCTCTCCGTGACTGTGCCTATCGCGAAGGCCCCACGTGGATTCTTTTCGAGAAGAGCGGTACGTATAACTTGCAGTCTCCGCTCCGCCTCAAGAACGACAAGACCTTTGATGGCCGCGGGCGCGACGTGCGCTTTGCTGGCATGGGAATCCTTACCGAAACATCGAGCAACCTGATTTTCGAAAACATCACGTTTACGGCTCCCGCGATAACCGTGCTCGATACCAGTTCGCGCAGGGCGCTCTCGATTCACAACCGTTCGCATCACGTATGGGTGGACCACTGCACCTTCGAGGAATACCCGCTGGTGGAACTCGACGTGAAGCGCGGCTCGCACAACGTTACCATATCCTGGTCGCGCTTCGAAAATGCGCAGACGGGAGTGCTCTTCGGGCTTTCGGGCGATATCATCAAGGATACCGCGCAGAGCCTGACAGTGCATCACAGCTACTTTGCGGGCCTGAGCAGGGATGGCGTTCTCTCGCATGGCGGTGTGCTCCATGCCTACAGCAACTTCTTCGATGGTGTCGAGTTGTCTGGTGTGGTCTGTTCTGATTCTGCACGCTGCCTTGTCGAATCCAACGTTTTCAATAACGAGATGGCCGTGACGCTTTACCGCTGGTATAACGAGGACGGCTCTCCGGTAGATTCGACGGTCGGCTTTGTCGCGATGAAGGATAACCTGTTCACGGCAGGCGGCAAGTCCGTTGATGGCGATGCTCTCGGCTACAAGCCCGATTACGAGTACAGCGTCGATTTCGCCGATGCGGATAATGCATGGATTATCCGGACCGATAGCGGCGCCCAATAA
- a CDS encoding PDZ domain-containing protein: MNKLAKFSLMAALAAAPVMADEDFGGIGVTIYQVPAGVYVAEVIPGGPAADTKIATGDVIVAVDGVSLKGQNIEFSKGQIRGQVNKPVELTYVSNGDTASVVVRRASMLVKDFDEESVSAWYGDKKEFNGAELETFASGTEANKKLLAVLSRGTVVAGDAKGVSAKHLNGVFVQKEDEFGPKAAPNKKAKSNGASLKSFNRNTIAFTLKTEGTTVVKVSGPNGEEVASVRVDNAPAGFNSVSWNGDNLPSGRYMVSIEQSFGVSGKFAVLK; the protein is encoded by the coding sequence ATGAACAAGCTTGCTAAGTTTTCCCTGATGGCTGCCCTTGCCGCAGCCCCTGTCATGGCCGACGAAGATTTCGGCGGTATTGGCGTTACCATCTACCAGGTCCCGGCTGGCGTCTACGTTGCCGAAGTGATTCCCGGTGGCCCTGCTGCCGATACCAAGATTGCTACCGGTGACGTGATTGTCGCTGTCGATGGCGTTTCCCTGAAGGGCCAGAACATCGAGTTCTCCAAGGGCCAGATTCGCGGCCAGGTGAACAAACCGGTCGAACTCACTTACGTGAGCAACGGCGATACGGCTTCCGTGGTGGTGCGTCGTGCTTCCATGCTCGTGAAGGATTTTGACGAGGAATCCGTGAGCGCCTGGTACGGCGACAAGAAGGAATTCAACGGCGCCGAACTCGAGACGTTTGCAAGCGGTACCGAAGCCAACAAGAAGTTGCTTGCCGTCCTCAGCCGCGGTACCGTGGTGGCGGGCGATGCGAAGGGCGTTTCTGCAAAGCACCTGAACGGCGTGTTCGTGCAGAAGGAAGATGAATTTGGCCCGAAGGCTGCGCCCAACAAGAAGGCGAAGTCCAACGGCGCTTCGCTCAAGTCCTTTAACCGCAACACCATCGCGTTTACGCTCAAGACCGAAGGTACGACTGTCGTGAAGGTTTCTGGCCCGAACGGCGAAGAAGTCGCATCCGTGCGCGTGGATAACGCTCCGGCTGGCTTCAACTCCGTGTCTTGGAATGGGGATAACCTCCCGAGTGGTAGATATATGGTGAGCATCGAACAGTCCTTCGGCGTGTCTGGCAAGTTCGCCGTGCTCAAGTAA
- a CDS encoding SGNH/GDSL hydrolase family protein — translation MKGVFKLLIAAAVFAGVAVSDSTSFKVHVIGDSTVCNYKDSAYPQTGWGQILGSFFDGSRVQVVNYAIGGRSSKTFVQEGRLDEVKKNLQKGDIMMVQFGHNDRYFGSKAREVPFDSLGYWLQQYADVAKGAGVTLVYVTPMNMNMGANGRNIFTEYNVVGKMEELAKKNGAVYVNLNAKSYNAYSKSWDPAYVSRYQFKMFLKGEYPNYPDGVTNDGTTHFQESGSIAHCQWIAEELESALKNESYISADNKANLTQLVSALKPRYAFTVKANISNSKGLITHNQQLPGGAPLTLHVSPGSFGKKFVGWYDDDCNKLSADSNYYGKKTLYRAATYTAVFDGGPACQPTSHGEENSLDSPTSSSSAGPESSSSFDPKICFDGVADEAWPSPIDMANPEVGDGWTEANHEGYTGLGFFNFDNSAYSTATYNVTSDQSASNARVMIRYSFVGNSDRDMKVTVDNGEYDVTFKSTGSWDKWDTAYVEDVWVDALDFKVKLASASADGGPNIDMIAFDIKGVYRTGCSPAKVKGDVESSSSGTDAIVKRPTDVPAVRDGRRFNALGRIVPGTNSRSKLPKGRYFER, via the coding sequence ATGAAGGGAGTGTTCAAACTTCTCATCGCCGCTGCCGTGTTTGCGGGTGTCGCCGTGAGCGATTCTACGAGTTTCAAGGTTCACGTGATTGGCGACTCTACGGTCTGTAACTACAAGGATAGCGCCTACCCGCAAACGGGCTGGGGGCAGATCCTGGGGAGTTTCTTTGACGGTTCCCGCGTTCAGGTGGTGAACTACGCTATCGGCGGTCGCAGTTCCAAGACGTTCGTGCAGGAAGGCCGCCTGGACGAGGTCAAGAAGAATCTCCAGAAGGGCGATATCATGATGGTCCAGTTCGGGCATAATGACCGCTATTTTGGAAGCAAAGCTCGCGAGGTCCCCTTTGATTCGCTTGGCTACTGGCTACAGCAGTATGCCGATGTGGCTAAAGGTGCGGGCGTTACCCTGGTATATGTGACCCCGATGAACATGAACATGGGGGCGAATGGCCGCAATATCTTTACTGAATACAACGTTGTTGGCAAGATGGAAGAACTCGCCAAGAAAAACGGCGCTGTCTATGTGAACCTGAATGCCAAATCCTACAACGCCTACAGCAAGAGCTGGGACCCGGCGTATGTTTCCCGCTACCAGTTCAAGATGTTCTTGAAGGGAGAATACCCGAATTACCCGGATGGTGTCACTAACGATGGAACGACGCACTTCCAGGAATCGGGCTCCATTGCTCACTGCCAGTGGATTGCCGAGGAACTTGAAAGCGCCCTGAAAAATGAATCGTACATCTCTGCCGACAACAAGGCGAACCTGACGCAGCTCGTGTCTGCCCTCAAGCCGCGCTACGCATTTACGGTCAAGGCGAATATTTCGAACAGCAAGGGTCTCATTACGCATAACCAGCAACTCCCTGGCGGCGCTCCGCTTACTTTGCATGTGAGCCCCGGTAGCTTTGGCAAGAAGTTCGTTGGCTGGTACGATGACGACTGCAATAAGCTTTCTGCCGATTCGAACTATTATGGCAAAAAGACCCTCTACCGCGCTGCGACCTATACGGCTGTCTTTGACGGAGGGCCCGCCTGCCAGCCGACTTCGCACGGCGAAGAAAATTCTCTCGATAGCCCGACCTCTTCCAGCTCCGCTGGGCCTGAATCGTCGAGTTCGTTTGACCCGAAAATTTGTTTTGACGGTGTTGCCGACGAAGCCTGGCCTTCTCCGATTGACATGGCTAACCCCGAAGTGGGTGATGGCTGGACCGAGGCGAACCACGAAGGCTATACGGGCCTGGGCTTCTTCAACTTTGACAATTCGGCCTACAGCACGGCTACTTACAATGTGACCTCGGACCAGTCTGCATCGAACGCCCGCGTAATGATTCGCTACTCGTTCGTAGGTAATTCTGATCGAGACATGAAGGTGACTGTCGATAACGGTGAGTACGACGTGACGTTCAAGTCGACCGGAAGCTGGGACAAGTGGGATACCGCCTATGTTGAGGACGTTTGGGTGGATGCACTTGACTTTAAGGTGAAACTTGCCTCTGCCTCGGCAGATGGCGGACCGAATATCGACATGATTGCCTTCGACATCAAGGGCGTGTACCGCACCGGATGCAGCCCTGCGAAGGTGAAGGGCGATGTAGAATCGTCTTCGAGTGGAACGGATGCGATTGTGAAACGTCCGACGGATGTTCCTGCGGTTCGCGATGGCCGTCGCTTCAACGCTCTCGGACGCATAGTTCCCGGCACGAACTCGCGTTCCAAACTCCCGAAGGGGCGATACTTCGAACGCTGA
- a CDS encoding putative LPS assembly protein LptD, which yields MILSRTHSLLWAVLLFLLATFIAPAAFGQDMTRFELEEREQPVEDTTEVDWMNDTTGTDTIEYRAVDLIYDVEKETFNLNNNAQLKYRTATLDADTIWFDQKNSVLAAAGEPVLRETKNPSLSGMRLKYNMNSRIGEIYYATTYQDNQQLNGMEVRRLPDSRIQIARGDFSTCNDSTHQHFYFYGRRMVVKPKETITARPVVLNIADVPVAVLPMIVAPLKSGRKSGLLTPKFGGDQVQGYYLSNLGFYYAPNDYWDATLSGDIVEGEEARFEKSTITGQVRYKKRYVLDGNVSYKAYLREFNFDNSGYDINFSHNQNLTPDGKHTLTGTGSFVSDQSVRREALDAETILNQQANAYLTYSGRFGTNKSLTVKASQTNNLQTGYVERQLPDVQFRMNGPLFNFDSGDDGVAIDDNSFWKYLEKLNYSFTNRFNYHTREGRDTTLDVDTLAKYVGYSGTYSLDYSGSLFNVINLTPRATWSGYWTGQSWINPEDSSKYWKRRTSLDPEHDSYGEFAYNHNYSLTADTKLYGIWVPEIGRFTGVRHILSPSVSYTYAPEIDTAKYFAPHPLLGQSPFQKKQQTVGLSLGNDFDIKYLKVVGHKPDTTKGDTAKAVEDQYGNRRLLTTRHSVSYNFAADSLNFSDINSTFGLQILPDYMFTVTTRHSLYHKYSDDPNKVRFPELTYWGYELSRSFNWSGTFNVGLPSQMNKYEMKKWSLGLNYRYSFSSTRVGKDLFQDNVSHSTSISASFQPTVNWEVSYSTQYDYNEGKFVTHRFTFNRVLHCWQLDFTWTPTGPAAGWSFSIYVRDLPDIKLNAGSTDTN from the coding sequence GTGATTTTGTCTAGAACCCATAGTCTGCTGTGGGCCGTTTTGCTGTTTTTGCTAGCGACCTTCATTGCTCCTGCCGCATTCGGTCAGGACATGACGCGCTTTGAACTTGAGGAACGCGAGCAGCCGGTCGAGGACACCACCGAGGTGGACTGGATGAACGACACGACGGGGACGGACACGATTGAGTACCGCGCGGTAGACCTCATTTACGATGTAGAGAAGGAAACGTTCAACCTGAATAACAACGCGCAGCTCAAGTACCGCACGGCGACACTCGATGCCGATACCATCTGGTTCGACCAGAAGAATTCCGTGCTTGCGGCGGCGGGCGAGCCCGTGCTCCGCGAAACCAAGAACCCTTCGCTTTCGGGCATGCGACTCAAGTACAACATGAACAGCCGCATCGGCGAAATCTACTACGCGACTACCTACCAGGATAACCAGCAGCTGAACGGCATGGAGGTGCGCAGGCTCCCGGATTCTCGCATCCAGATTGCGCGTGGCGACTTTAGTACCTGTAACGATTCTACGCACCAGCATTTCTACTTCTACGGTCGCCGCATGGTGGTCAAGCCCAAGGAGACGATTACGGCACGGCCTGTGGTTTTGAACATCGCTGACGTGCCGGTGGCGGTGCTCCCGATGATCGTCGCTCCCTTGAAGAGCGGGCGCAAGTCGGGCCTGCTTACTCCCAAGTTCGGTGGCGACCAGGTGCAGGGCTACTACCTGAGTAACCTCGGTTTCTACTATGCGCCGAACGACTACTGGGATGCGACACTTTCGGGCGATATTGTTGAAGGCGAGGAGGCTCGCTTCGAGAAGTCGACTATCACGGGCCAGGTGCGTTACAAGAAGCGCTATGTGCTCGACGGTAACGTGTCGTACAAGGCGTATCTCCGGGAATTCAACTTCGACAACAGCGGCTACGACATCAACTTCTCGCACAACCAGAACCTGACGCCCGATGGCAAGCACACTTTGACGGGTACCGGTTCGTTCGTGAGTGACCAGAGCGTACGCCGCGAGGCGCTTGATGCCGAGACAATCCTCAACCAGCAGGCGAACGCGTACCTCACGTATTCGGGAAGGTTCGGTACCAATAAGAGCCTTACGGTGAAGGCGAGCCAGACCAACAACCTGCAGACGGGTTACGTGGAACGCCAGTTGCCCGACGTGCAGTTCCGCATGAACGGACCGCTGTTCAATTTCGATAGCGGTGACGACGGCGTTGCCATCGACGACAACTCGTTTTGGAAATACCTCGAAAAGCTCAACTACAGCTTTACGAACCGCTTCAACTACCATACGCGCGAGGGCCGCGACACCACGCTCGATGTCGATACGCTTGCGAAGTACGTGGGTTATTCCGGCACCTACTCGCTGGATTACTCGGGCTCACTGTTCAACGTGATTAACCTTACCCCGCGTGCCACCTGGAGCGGGTACTGGACCGGACAGTCGTGGATAAACCCGGAGGATTCGAGCAAGTACTGGAAGCGCCGTACAAGCCTCGACCCGGAGCACGATAGTTACGGTGAGTTTGCGTACAACCACAACTACAGCCTTACCGCCGATACCAAACTGTACGGCATCTGGGTGCCTGAAATTGGGCGCTTTACGGGCGTGAGGCATATCCTTTCGCCGAGCGTGTCGTACACGTACGCGCCCGAAATCGATACGGCGAAGTACTTTGCCCCGCACCCGTTACTTGGCCAGTCGCCTTTCCAGAAGAAACAGCAGACCGTAGGTCTTTCGCTCGGCAATGACTTCGATATCAAGTACCTGAAGGTGGTGGGCCACAAGCCCGATACCACGAAGGGCGATACGGCGAAGGCGGTCGAGGACCAGTACGGCAACCGTCGATTGCTTACTACGCGCCATAGCGTTTCGTACAACTTTGCGGCAGATTCCCTGAATTTTTCGGACATCAATTCTACGTTCGGCCTGCAGATTCTGCCTGACTACATGTTTACCGTGACTACGCGCCACAGCCTGTACCACAAGTATTCGGACGACCCGAACAAGGTAAGGTTCCCGGAACTCACGTACTGGGGCTATGAACTGAGCCGCAGCTTTAACTGGAGTGGAACGTTCAACGTGGGCCTGCCTTCGCAGATGAACAAGTACGAGATGAAGAAGTGGTCGCTCGGGCTAAACTACCGCTATTCGTTCTCGAGTACGCGAGTGGGGAAGGACCTGTTCCAGGATAACGTGAGCCACTCGACTTCGATTTCGGCAAGTTTCCAGCCGACGGTAAACTGGGAAGTCTCTTACAGTACGCAGTACGATTACAACGAGGGCAAGTTCGTGACGCACCGCTTCACGTTCAACAGGGTGTTGCACTGCTGGCAACTTGACTTTACGTGGACGCCCACGGGCCCTGCAGCAGGCTGGAGCTTCTCGATTTACGTGAGGGACTTGCCCGATATCAAGCTTAACGCAGGTAGCACGGATACGAACTGA
- a CDS encoding alpha/beta hydrolase has product MKVLSAILALGLAVSASYGAERYKDRMFDVEVENDVVYATDVNHLSLLSPLSTMMTQLMGQGRTVYLYESETDMAPIDLHMDIYTPKGDTEKKRAAVLVMHGGAFAAGSKDDMEQQSVTYCDSLAARGFVAIAVQYRLGITATLEEKVLTIDSLNFSRTVYRGIQDVRAAVRYVRSKASDLGIDKDRIYLLGNSAGAILALENIYMDKPSEVPAVAHDAPDLGELDIYGVQGENPQANAAVALWGGVHDPSIIGETASPVLLVHGTADSTVLFKTGRPLGNLANTLGVNMMMLKLAGINSISINTPTLYGSFVVDSVLKAKDVEHETYFVDDMPHEFYDEDGYGVKVREKVFAFLYGLTQKPASTKVLAVATARPSQVRMGEGNMNFTVASGSNLPYAVMDLRGRTVMNGRVSQGEVVGFETLERGVYVLRVKGERPLRFGLAK; this is encoded by the coding sequence ATGAAAGTTCTATCCGCTATTCTGGCCCTGGGGCTTGCTGTTTCAGCTTCGTATGGTGCGGAACGTTACAAGGACCGCATGTTCGATGTTGAGGTGGAAAACGATGTCGTTTATGCGACGGACGTGAACCACCTGAGTCTGCTCAGCCCGCTTTCTACGATGATGACGCAGCTTATGGGGCAGGGGCGCACTGTTTACCTGTACGAAAGTGAGACGGACATGGCGCCTATCGACCTGCACATGGATATCTATACCCCCAAGGGCGATACCGAAAAGAAGCGCGCCGCGGTGCTCGTGATGCATGGGGGCGCGTTTGCCGCCGGTTCCAAGGACGATATGGAACAGCAGTCGGTGACGTACTGCGATTCGCTTGCCGCCCGCGGGTTTGTCGCCATTGCGGTGCAGTACCGCCTGGGCATTACGGCTACGCTCGAAGAAAAGGTGCTCACCATCGATAGTCTGAACTTCTCGCGTACCGTTTATCGTGGAATCCAGGACGTGCGTGCAGCTGTCCGCTACGTGCGTTCCAAGGCTTCTGATCTGGGGATTGACAAGGACCGCATTTACCTGCTGGGCAACAGCGCGGGAGCGATTCTTGCCCTCGAGAACATCTACATGGACAAGCCTTCCGAGGTTCCTGCCGTTGCACACGACGCTCCGGACCTGGGCGAACTAGACATTTACGGCGTGCAGGGTGAAAATCCGCAGGCGAATGCGGCTGTTGCCTTGTGGGGTGGCGTTCACGACCCCTCCATTATCGGAGAAACTGCATCTCCGGTGCTCCTAGTGCATGGGACTGCCGACAGCACCGTGCTGTTCAAGACGGGCCGGCCCCTCGGGAATCTCGCGAATACGCTGGGCGTGAACATGATGATGCTCAAGCTTGCGGGAATCAATTCCATAAGCATCAATACGCCCACGCTTTATGGTAGTTTTGTTGTGGATTCCGTGCTCAAGGCGAAGGACGTGGAACACGAGACGTATTTTGTCGACGACATGCCGCATGAGTTCTATGACGAGGACGGCTACGGCGTGAAGGTACGCGAGAAGGTTTTCGCATTCCTTTACGGCCTGACCCAGAAGCCTGCCTCTACGAAGGTTCTTGCTGTTGCTACGGCCCGCCCGTCGCAGGTGCGCATGGGCGAGGGCAACATGAACTTTACCGTTGCGTCGGGCTCGAACCTGCCGTATGCCGTTATGGACCTGCGTGGCCGTACTGTCATGAACGGTCGCGTGTCGCAGGGTGAGGTTGTCGGCTTTGAAACCCTTGAACGTGGTGTGTACGTGCTCCGCGTGAAGGGCGAGCGCCCGCTTCGCTTTGGTCTTGCGAAGTAG
- a CDS encoding RodZ family helix-turn-helix domain-containing protein — protein MSMNPIEDKRPDERLGAYLTRVREAKGMSIEELATVTKLTVKNITLIESGDWKAFPVEAYVRGYLNSLCEKLGLESKRILDFYYMESGKKFSSLLSPVPEKPVKVSPMTDEEKKPRSKAVPIVIVLLVLAFVVGSHFLNEMGESEAAAQAPQTASVEANEPPAPVEDITEMPEGAEAVAPDTAVTDSVVKDSAAKAKTDTAKKADETVTQAVVDEAVKKSDLPASATIFISSVSKTSENAEAASGKTHMELLGSGAMRSWVGIKRHEEDGAFVKEANIAEKNSRMIYESADTLYVIIGEPRAISKMLLNGKETKIPESKYGRVAKFRVFGGEIVKTKGGR, from the coding sequence ATGAGTATGAACCCTATTGAAGACAAGCGCCCCGACGAACGCCTTGGGGCATACCTTACCCGCGTGCGCGAGGCCAAGGGAATGTCCATAGAGGAACTCGCCACTGTGACGAAACTCACAGTAAAAAACATAACCTTGATTGAAAGTGGTGATTGGAAGGCCTTCCCGGTGGAAGCCTACGTCCGTGGCTACCTCAATTCCCTTTGTGAGAAGCTTGGGCTTGAATCCAAGAGGATTCTCGACTTTTACTACATGGAATCGGGCAAGAAGTTCTCGAGCCTGCTTTCTCCGGTACCCGAGAAACCCGTGAAGGTTTCCCCGATGACCGACGAGGAAAAGAAGCCCCGCAGCAAGGCCGTGCCTATTGTTATCGTCTTGCTCGTACTGGCATTTGTGGTCGGCTCTCATTTCTTGAATGAAATGGGCGAGAGCGAGGCAGCTGCGCAGGCCCCGCAAACGGCTTCTGTCGAAGCGAACGAACCGCCTGCTCCGGTTGAAGATATCACCGAGATGCCCGAAGGTGCCGAAGCTGTTGCTCCTGATACGGCTGTGACAGATTCTGTCGTTAAAGATTCTGCGGCGAAGGCGAAAACTGATACCGCGAAGAAGGCCGACGAGACCGTGACGCAGGCTGTTGTTGACGAGGCCGTGAAGAAGTCCGACCTCCCGGCATCGGCTACCATCTTCATTTCTTCTGTCTCGAAGACTTCCGAAAATGCGGAAGCCGCCTCGGGCAAGACTCATATGGAATTGCTGGGCTCCGGCGCGATGCGTTCGTGGGTCGGCATCAAGCGTCACGAAGAAGACGGTGCGTTCGTGAAAGAGGCGAACATCGCCGAAAAGAACTCCCGCATGATTTACGAGTCTGCTGATACGTTGTATGTAATCATCGGCGAGCCGCGTGCAATTTCCAAGATGCTCCTGAACGGCAAGGAAACGAAGATTCCCGAATCGAAGTACGGCCGTGTG
- a CDS encoding nucleoside triphosphate pyrophosphatase, with protein sequence MSDVVTNKVILASGSPRRREILTQIGVNFEVVVSNEEERPRSEDPLDFPGENAAAKALAVSKMRPGEYVLGYDTLVFLDGKPLGKPKTPEEALEMLQKLNGKSHKVITGVALAKDSQVVDTQREETEVVFRENTLQELKDYVNSKDPMDKAGAYGIQTRGARLIKSISGCYYNVVGLPVALTLEMLARQKVDV encoded by the coding sequence ATGAGTGATGTTGTTACAAATAAAGTAATTTTGGCGAGCGGTTCGCCGAGGCGCCGTGAAATCCTCACCCAGATTGGGGTGAATTTCGAGGTGGTTGTCTCGAACGAGGAAGAACGCCCCAGGAGCGAAGACCCGCTCGATTTCCCTGGCGAGAATGCCGCCGCGAAGGCGCTCGCCGTTTCGAAAATGAGGCCCGGAGAGTATGTGCTCGGGTACGATACGCTAGTTTTTTTGGACGGGAAGCCCCTCGGGAAGCCGAAAACCCCCGAAGAAGCCCTTGAAATGCTACAAAAACTGAACGGAAAATCTCACAAAGTTATTACCGGAGTCGCACTTGCAAAAGATTCGCAAGTCGTTGATACTCAACGAGAAGAAACAGAGGTGGTTTTCCGGGAGAACACATTACAAGAACTGAAAGATTATGTAAATTCTAAGGACCCGATGGATAAAGCGGGGGCATACGGAATCCAGACCCGCGGAGCCCGCCTTATCAAATCGATTTCAGGTTGCTATTACAACGTCGTGGGCTTGCCCGTGGCCCTGACGCTCGAAATGCTTGCAAGGCAGAAGGTAGATGTATGA